The nucleotide window AAACAGAAGCATTTTTTTCAATTCATCTAGGTGACAGAAATACAAATGAGGTGCGTACATCCACAAACCCTACATACATGGGGATGGATCCGCTGAAAATATAGGAAACCGCTAAGGAAAACAAGCAATAGAAAACTGTAGTCTAGACAGAGCAACCACGCCCGTTGACAGAAAGTGTGACACAGCCATGCAAGAACGGGAAGGTGCAGAGCTCTCGTCGGGTCGTTGCACTCGCACAGCAAACTGCATCCCTGGCTCATTCGGCCACCATGAATAAGTCATTAGCAGTCAGTAGTGTCGGTGTGCTACCAACTATCAAAATGATTATTGGAAAGATCAAGCTTCCATAACTTTGGCAGACTCCCGACGGAATATGGTATTGGTCCAACGAAGTTGTTTCCTCCAAGATCTAAAACTGTTAGGTTCTTTAGGGCCCCAATGCTCGGTGGCACTGTCCCAGACAAGTTGTTTGCACCCAAAATTAGCCATTGAAGCGCGGCAGATAGATTACCGATATTGTATGGTAATGTGCCCCTTAGCTTATTCATACTTAGGTTCAGTATTATAAGCTTGGATAGATTAAACAATGTTGTTGGAACTCTACCCGATAGCCTATTCTGACCGAGAAACACCGCCCGGTTCTTCCCCATATTCGGCAATTTCCCAAGATCTTCAGGAATGCTTCCTTTGAGTTGATTGTGGGTAAGTCGTAGCTCTTCTAAGTAAGTGTTGTTGCCGAAGGTTGGTGGAATGTTTCCTGTGAGGCTATTATTGGAAAGGTCAATTCCCTTTAGATTGTAGAGGGAACCTATATTTCCAGGAATCGAACCCACTAGCATGTTAGAAGAGAGGTCTAGTAAAAGGAGTTTGGAACAATTTGTAAGTGCATTCGGAATGTTCCCCTGCAACAAGTTGTTCTGTAAGTAAAGGATTTCTAATCTTATAAGACGATTGAGAGAGGGCAACTGGCCAGAGAAGAGATTGTTGGATAGTGTAAGTTCCCAAAGGAAGGTTAGATTTCCTAGAGAGGGTGTGATTTGGCCTGTCAAGCTCATGTTGGCAAGGTTTAGCACTGTAACACGTTCTGGGTGCATTGTGCTGCACTTGATGCCCGACCACATACAGTAGTGGATGTTCTCATTCCAAGAGCGCAAGGCTCCTCTTGGGTCCGCTCTGATGGCCCCTTTGAAATCAAGAAGTGAACGGTGATCTGTGGTGTTACCATGAACTGTTGAGCAATTAATGTCACTTGCTCCATAAAACAACCCTAAGAGCACTGGTAGAACAAGCATGGCGAGACCCATGAGGTTTATGTTTCCTGCAAAAGGCCAGACATGCATTTTCAACATAAGCTCCAAAAAATTACAAACCTACATTAGTGCATACTACGTCACTTTTACTCAGTAACTTCCAATACAGATAGACCATTTTTTCACCAATGGGGTTGCAAGGATAAAAATGGAAAGTGGTCATAAATTAGCATTTTATTTTTGTAAACATATTTGTATTATATGCTCACCGGAGAAGATAAGCACACTAAGGGGTGTTCGGTTGGGCTTAACTTTGGCTTTTGCACTTGGCTTAAAAGCCCGGGAAAACACCTATTTATGGACTTTTGGATTATACAATCATAGGTATATTTTATTTTGCTTAATACCATCCTAGGTGTCCTTCTTGCCTATAAGCCAAAATGCAAAAGCCAAAGTTAAACGTAGCCAAATACCCACTAACTCATAGTACTTCGTTGCAAAGTGCAAGTCCAAACATGGGTACATAATTACGTATGAACCTAATATTTAAAACTTCATGAAAAAAAGCATAGCTCTATTTCTGAAAATGTGTGAAGAAAAAACTAAAAGGCAGTACGTATGGTAACAAGCCTAACCAGAAGACACAAATCAAAAGAGATTACTTTTTTGCGGATTTGCTAAGCGTATGTTGTCTAGCCACGTCATCACCAGCAGAAGATATGAAGAGGATTGACGGCTGCAAGGGTGCTTGCCAGCACAGCAGAAGTGTGGGGCTTAGGGGGGTGGCCGGAACGGCGGCGGTAGGCAGGTATGCATGGGCTAGAGAGCGGGTAGAATGGGAGGGGGGAAAGATGAACAGTAGCCACACACGAAGGAATAACATAACTTATCCATAAATACTTTTTCAAGCAACTGACGGATGAGTGCTCCCTCTTTTCGAGGATAACAAGTCAAAAACTGATGATTATTTGATAAAAACTACTAGTAAAATAAGGACGAAAGACCAAGTCTAAGCACCAATTTCAGGCTTTTGGTTATCGGAAGCATTTCATATAAGACTTGTTGTGGTGCCATAGTGGTACGGTGGCTAATCCAACGGCCAGTTGCAGCTTAGCCTTGCGCATGAACGGTGTGATGTGGGATATCGTACAAATATTGGATGGGAAGTGTCCTACGCGTACGTGGCAATGTTGTTTGGGTTTTGCACATGATGGTATAAGCGAAAAGCCCGTAAAATAGGTGAATTTTTGTTGGCTTACAAGCCAAAATGCAAAAGCTGAAGTTAAGCCCAACCAAATACCCCCTAACTCGTAGTACTTTGAAGCAAAGTGCTAGTCTGAGCATGACGAAACTAATATCTGAAACTTCACGAAAAAAAGGATTATACCTCTAATTTTTAAAAATATGTGAGAAAACAGCAAAACAATACATAAGATAACAAGCCTGACAAGAAGACTCAACCCAAAAGAGATATTTTTTGCGGATTTGCTAAGCATCGGTTGCTTAGCCGCATCATTGCCGGTGCCATGTGGAGCATAGAAAAGGGTTGACGGGTGCTCGCAGGCGCATGAAAAGGGTGGGGCTTAGAGGGATGGTTAGAACAGTTGTGACACGACAGGAGAGGCTGCTCAGAGAGGGCAGGGTGGTGCACAGCGGCGATAGCCGGTAGGTAGTTAAGCAGGGGCTAGAGAGCGGGTCGACTGGGAGGGGAACAAGATGAATAGTACTAGGCTGTGAGAATCGACTGATACATGTAAACTTGGCGACTAGGTGCTTCCTTTTACCGAGGATTACATCCCAAGAAAAGATGATTACTCGATAGAACTACTAGTATATCAGGACAAGAGAACAACTCgtgaaataaataaataaaaatcaggACGAGAGATATAGTTGCGAACCTTTGATGGAGCGCACGGCAGGACGACGACCTCTTCTAGCTTTGGGTTTCCCCGGGTGGTGGTGTGTGAGTAAGGCGAAAGTAGGATGCTCGGCTAGATGGCTAGCTCAGGCCCCAGGGGTTTAAGAGCACTTGCGCAGCGCCCCCCGCATCCACACGGTCGTCAGGTCGCATCAGCCATTGTCACTGCATTATTTCAGCTTTGACATCCAACGCAGCGGCCAAGTCAAAATTTATTTCATCTCCCACCTACTTTGCGTCGCTGTTTCAGCTGGACAGGCCATATTGCGCCGCAGCCAGGCAGAGAGAAACCTTCCGCGCGGCATGTCGACAAAATGCAGGGTGCGCAACTGTTCTCCATTTGGGTTTGGCAACATCGTTAAGAAATCAACATTTACTTGTGATAGCAGCGCTCTGGTCCAGATGTCGGCAGATAGTAGGATACAAAATAACACAAGCTTCTTCCAATTCAACGTCAATAATAGTTTAAGAGATAGGTATTGCCTTTATCGCTCAACTCAAGACAGACAGGTAGTGCTTTTTTCTCTCACAAGTCGCATAATAACtatatcaaaatatcaaatggCAGCTCATTCGGACCCTACACCAAGATTATGTGAAAACAACCCTCAAGTAGATCCTAGAAGCTCCTGGACCATTGACTTCTTGCATCAACCAAGTGTTCATGTTTCCTATTTGTGACTACTACCTTTTACATATTTTAAAATTAGCTAATGTTACAACAGTGATACACATGTTTCAATGAGTCGCAATGCTCACAGGCTACATTTTAACAACCTAGTTAATCATAGGGTTCACTGAGATCAGCAAGGACAATGTAATAAGCTCTACAACACGAGTCAGCCAAGTAAACATCTACTTTGCTACTTAAGgtcaaaaatgaaaaaaatgtgAATTGTATTCCAGAGTGCATATACAGCAAGCTTAGGAGCCTATAGCGAGAGAGCGCCAGACGCAAACAATAGATTCCTCCGAGAAAACTGCAATGGAGAAAAGCAGTTAGTTTGTTTTCACTGCACACGGTAACTACCATATGTTAACTGATGACAGCGGTTTCTCACCCGCAAGTTATAAACAGGAGTCGATTTTGTAGGGAGAGCTTTCAGCAGCCTCAGTCGGTTCGTAGAACCAGCCTTGCTGTTTCACAAAAAGAAAGGATATTTAAAAACTAGAGTAAGGCAAACCAAAGCAGCCTTTTACAAGCAAGCCAATCAACTTACGTGTCATCCATCTTCAGGGCCTTTGTGCTGGACGCGACATCCCAGAGTTTAACAGTGCAATCAGCTGATCCAGATGCAAGCAATGCTCCCTCgcagctataaacaaaggaagaATTGTTTAACTAAGATGATTCTTTGGTATAGCAGATTACCACGCAATTAAGTAATTGTACTTCTCCAAAAACTAAAATCATATGTAACTAGATACAACAGCACAGGGTGACTCATCactgaaagaaaaaaaatgtaCATTTCAAAACAGAAGAACTATCAGTGATATTCAATATAATATGTTGCAGCTTACATCTACTGAAAATAGTGGATACGTGGAAGACATTTTTTacagaattttttttaaacaatAGACCCATAAGATAATCTCCAAAGACTATAATTTCTTTAAAGCGCATAATAAGCAGATACAATATGTTTAAAATTTCTTAAACATGGACCGTCAATGTATACTCAAGAAAAAATAACCACATACGAGCGTTCAAGATACATGACGTGGTCATTTGAAGACAGAATTACGCAACCATCCAGTTAAGTACTCTAAAAAAGGATGGCCAAAATGATTAGTGAACCCATTGCTCATTTATAGGTAAATCTAACCCACTTTGTCAAGCCCTACCATAAACTAATACTCTCTACGCATATTTATTTGGTACGGCAGCTATTGTTTGATTGCCATCAGTAACAAGGACACATGGGATACTAAGCAAGCAAAACAATGTATAATGTGATTACCTGAAAGCAAGTGACCACACACAAGAGTTGTGTCCTGCTAGTGGTGAAACGCAGCGACCAGTAGAGAGATCCCACATCATGATGGTCCCATCTTCATCTCCGGAGGCCATGTATCGGCCATCAGGAGACATTGCCAGGGACAAGACCATACTCCTATGACCAATAAACATCCGTATACATTCACCAGTTTGAACATCCCATAGCCTTACAGTTTTGTCACTAGAGCCGGTGGCAATGTAGTTACAGTTTACATGCCATTGCACACACTGTCAGATAAGTAATATGCAGAAGAGAACATCAGTCAGAATGCAGACTATCAATTCTCAAATCACTACAAGATCTGAGCTAGAAGCACACTTACATCAACATCAGCAAGATGCCCAGCCATTATCCGCAAAGGTTGGATTTTATCCATTGACCATATTCGAGCAGTCCTGTCATGCGAGGCACTGGCAAAATAATGGCCGACTGGACTGAACTGCCACAAAAACATAAATATATGTCAGCAATACAACGCACAATGATGTCTATTCAATAGAACAGAATTAGAAAGCTATGCAACACAAACATATGTGCCGATCATAAGCTATTCAAAAGAATATTAAGCCCAACGGACCTATTCCAAATCCCATCATCAGAAGTGTTCAAAAATGAAGAGCGAACTAGGAATATGTACCACAAGTATTTGCAGTTTCGCACTCGTCTCGCCAAGATCAAGACTAGGGCAAGGACATCTTTTGTAACAATGAGGCCACTATTAGAACTCCAGAAAAGTTTTCTCTCAAAAAAGAACTCCAGAAGTGTTCATTAAAAACTACTGAAATGAGACCACTATTATTAGAACTTCAGAAGAATTCATTTAAAACTACTGAAATGAGGCCACTATTAGAACTTCAGAAGAGTTTCTTAGAAACTACTGAAATCAGGCCACATTAGAACTTCAGAAGAGTTTATTAAAAACTACTGAACAACTGATTGATTGTACGGCATCGACACTGATTGTAATAACAGATCTGAGCATCATTCAAATAAAAACTACTGAATAATCAACTAACTAATCAAATGTTTTGGCCTGAACTAGGCAATCAAGACACCCCATGAAGAAAGAACTCAAATGTTGTTTTCACAACAATGACACGGAGAAAGGATTTGCTCACATACTTGGACATCCCAAACCGGGTAATTGTGTCCTTTGTAACAAACAAGATTGGCATTCAACTTGGTACTCCATAGCCGAACTGTAACAAATATATAGAAAATAGATGAACGGTTAGTTTGATTAAATAAATGAACAAGCAAATGAATGGTACAAAATAAGCATAATGTAAGTGATGCTTTACTTGTTGAATCTGAAGATGATGACAGGAGAAAATCTCCAAATGGACTAAAGGCAGCGGAATAAACTGGTCCAGAATGACCTTGGAATAATGTATACGGTCTTTTCCCCTCAGATGTCGATGACAAGCGCTCGTCCTGTGAAGATCCATTCTCTCCTTGTGAACTAGCTGAGAGTCCAAATTTGACCAATCAGCAAATACCATCAAGATAGAAATGAAAACGCTACTATGTTAGGAAAATTAATGTTCTATGGTTATTCTGAAGTTCTGGACAGGTTCCAGTCAAATACTGCAAAGCCAGTAAAATATTCTAGCATGTCCAACAATAGGTCCAGAAGACATTCATTGCATTGACCATGCATCAGTGCTGCAACACCACCTTAAACTTCAAGGTTATAACTTAAACTAAATGAAATAAACTAGGATCCTTAGAACAAAAAACAACCATGACCGAAATCAGGTGCGCAGTTACAGAAGCATTTCACCATATCACAGTGGAACAAAAACATCAGCAATATGTAGTGTAGAACGACTAACATGTTTTGGCTGGTTGACCAATCTTTGCCATATCCCAAACCTAGTAAAAAAGGAAGTTTTGCCAGTTAATGTAGTGATCACATGAGAAACAAACTATCACCTAAAGGGACTAACCTTCACTGATGAGTCTGAGAACCCACCAACTATCAAAGACCCATCGTTTGATATCGATGAGCAGTTTAATCTGCACTCCACAGGATAATGTTTTCAAACCAAAGTATGCACACTGAAACAGTTGATACTAAATTACAGCTAAGCTTACCCGTTATGTGTATTAAGGAATGTGTAGAAGCTAACAGATGGCAATGCCAAGTTATTCAATTGTGCACGGTTCCGCAGGTCCTCAAGAATTGATTGTTCAACTTCAACAGGCCTGAAGAAAACAAGTAATTTTTCAGGATCATAAACGCAAGGCTGACACTTGACAGATAAAAAAGTAGACAAGTGAGTATGTTCAGCAAAATGGAAAAAGAACAATATTTTGTCCTCCTGAAACTTGTAAGATAACTTTTCCAACAGACCCCCCATAAAACATCTCAGCCTTTATTTTAGGTTCCAAGTCAGGCTCAAGCAAATGACACAGACATGTCTGGAGTATGGATCCACATTCAGTTTATCAGTTATAGGGATGGTATCTATTTTCAAAGAATACAGTTGAGAAATTATTTAGAACTGTAGATAAGAGAATAAATGTTTACGTCGCTGGAAGGGTTAGCCCTGGTTTCACACGAGGTGCTGCAGAAATCATGCTTGTTTCGGATTTCGTATTTTTTCCTGTTGCGCCTACAAGCTTATCCTTTTTGAGCTTTTTGTTAAGAGGACCGCCCTGCTTTCCACCTTCTGAGGATTTTTTCTGTAGCAAAAACAATAAGAAATAATGAAAGATCCAACGTAAATAACAAACAAGGGTATATGGATAGTGGAACCAAGCAATGAACAGCAGCATTCCTGTTCTTAAGATAACAACAGAAGAAGAGAAGAACAAAAACATGCTGCTGAGTGCTGACAAAAAAGGAATGTCCAGGTTTCAATGGCAGAGAGCATAAAACAAACATAATATAACAAGGGTCCCATACTATGGGAGACTTTCTTGCCTTGTTATTATCTTCTGCATCTGCATCCTTGCTTTCTGCTTCAGCTCTATCAGAATCTGAGAGTGCTTTCTCCATGCGCTCCTCAACTGAATCTTCAAGCAACTGCATACTATATATTTAATTTTAACAATAACACATGCCTAAGGATAACGAAgaatctatatctatatctatactacTCTATAGTGTACGAGTTTTAAATGTTTGGATCTCAAAACCAAAAAGCAATGTGAGCCGTTGATAGAGTCAATCAGAGGGCTGAAAATTGTGGGATTCGCAGCTACAGTACGAGCTACAGTACCAGTGAACATGGTAGAACCAGGGGTCCTACCGGACCTGCTCCGGAGGTTGTAGGGAAAGGATGGAGTGGGATGGGGCGATGATCGGGCGCGCCGGCGGCTGGGCGCCATCGCGTCGGagggagatggcggcggcggctagggttccggcTCCTCTGGGAGCCGGGCAATAGGGATAATAATATTCTTATTGCTTAATTCCAAAAAGAGTCTTACAGCCTATATTTATAACCTAGATAACTTGCATAAGAATTAACCTAAGATAACTTGTGGACTAAGATTGCCCGGTGGGCCTAGCTAAACCGGCCATAACACTTCTCCCCGCCTGCacaaacagctcgtcctcgagctgtAAGGTGGGGAAGCGCTTGCGGAACTCCTCGAGGCAATCAACCAGCGTCAAACACCTTCTCGACAGCTGGGGCGGCCAGGTCGGCAGCGACGGCGACCTCCGGAATGTAGTCTGCAACCTCCAGGTAGAAGAGTCGCGAGCAGGCATGGCCGGGCGTGTAGGGCTCGTCGCAGTTGAAGCACAACCCTTGGCGGCGACGCTCGAGTAGCTCGACTGAGGTGAGCCAGCGGAACGGGCGCGCCGCGGTCTCGGCGAGGGGTGCTGCAGAAGCCTGCGCAGGCCGACCCTGCGTGGAATCCGGCCCAGGTAGCGACCCAGTGGTCCGGGACGGTGATTCCTGCTGGATGGCCACCGCGCGGCGCTCGAACGCGCGGGCGTAGTACATGGCCGACTGGAGATCCTAGGGTCCCCGAAGCTCCACGTCCATGCGGATGTGATCCGGAAGTCCACCGACAAAGAGGTCGGCCCGCTGCTGCGCCGTCATGCCCGACGCATGGCATGCCAAGGCCTGGAAACGGTCGGCGAAGTCCTGCACCGTGGAGGTGAAGGGAAGGCGGCCGAGCTCCGCCAGGCGGCTCCCGCGAACCGGAGGCCCAAAGCGAAGGAGGCAGAGCTCGCGGAAGCGCTCCCAAGGGGGCATGCTGCCCTCGTCCTGCTCGAGGGCGTAGTAGGGCTGGCCTGCACCGCGGAGGTGGTAGGATGCTAGCCAAGTGCGCTCCGACGCGAGCGTGCGCTGGCCACGGAAAAACTGCTCACACTGGTTGAGCCAGTTAAGCGGGTCCTCAGTGCCGTCATAAGTGGCGAAATCGATCTTGGCGAACTGTGGCGGCATCTGGGTCGGCGCGCCATGGCCGACAGGCTCGGCGGTGCGGAGCAATGATGATGATGGCTGATGGCGCCCGGTCAACGGTGGGGAGGCCGTCGTAGGCCCTCGCGGAGCCGGACGAGGCCCCGGACTACATCGTGGGTACCGGTGGGTCCCCGACCTCTGTGTAAACTGGCGGTGGCGACGTCCCGGTTAGCCAGGCCGGGGTCGGGGACGGTGACGGCGGAAACCGGACCTGCTGGATCGGAAGTCCTCCCGGTGTGGACTGGCCCAGTCCGGAgctgggcggcggcggtgggagctggaccggcgcgggcggcgcggttGGCGCAGCTGGGGCCGACGTGGGCCAGTGCGGCCACTGCGGCGCTAGGGCGGGTGCGGGAGGCGCGGGTGGCGCCGCGAGAACCGGCGCTGGGGCGGGCGGCGGCTGGAGCGACGGATGGGCCCCGGCGATCGCCACGGGTACAGAGTACCAGGGCGGGTGCAGCAGCGGCGGGGGCCCGTCGGTGTAGCCCCCTTGGAACGGCAGCAAGGGCGTCCCGCTCGGGCCCGATGCGTTCTGGATCAGCCAGTGCATCGCCGGGTGGCTGTAGGCGGGGGGCCGCAGCCGGCGGGGTGGTGTGCGGGCCGGCCAAGTACAGGGAGATGCCCTGGACGGCTGTCACGAGGTCCCGCAGGGTGCTGGTCATCTCCTCCGGCATGAAGACGGAGGTTGTCGGCGGCGCGGAAGTGACGGGGGCCGGCGGCGCGGAGGTGATCGGGGCCGGCGGCGTTGGGGACCCGGCAATGGTCATCGGGGCGGTGGTGATGATGGGCAGCGGCGGCGTGGGTGTTGATGACGACATGATCGAACCCGAGTCTCTGGATACCAAATTGGTAGAACCAGGGGTCCTACCAGACCTGCTCCGGAGGTTGTAAGGAAAGGATGGAGTGGGACGGGGCGATGATCGGGCGCGCCGGCGGCTGGGCACCGTCGCGTCGGAGGGAgatggcggcggctagggttccagCTCCTCTGGGAGCCAGGCAATAGGGATAATAATATTCTTATTGCTTAATTCCAAAAAGAGTCTTACAGCCTATATTTATAACCTAGATAACTCGCATAAGAATTAACCTAAGATAACTTGTGGACTAAGATTGCCCGGTGGGCCTAGCTAAACCGGCCATAACAGAACATACCACTGATTTCTAGAACCATCACTATATACCAATGTAGGAAAAGTTTCACTTGCCTAAGGTTATCCATTCATGCATGCAACTGGTCAAGGTACACACACTGGCAGAGCGTCTGCAACGCGCGCACTAATCGCGTCAGGGAGAAGTAGGAAATTTTCAAGAAGTTGCAAAGTAAGCTCAATGTAGTACGAGATACTAATACTAAGCATGTAAAGCTTTATATACAGGACTGAACCCCTTTTTTTAGGCAACATATATACAAAACAGAATGGCTACAATAATGAACTCGATCAAGATTTACATGCGAAGGTACCATGTTTGAAGGGAGCAAGCAGTGTATCCATGAATTGAACTTTGCACACATATTTAAATGACATGCAAAGCACGTACAATTTACTAGTAAATACTTAAATAGAAAACTGAAAAATTGCACTCATGGAAGAGGTTCGTTTGGGAAGTGGCAAAAACAGTGCTACTAGAGTTTTGTCCCTATTTGATCGGCATTGTTAACCGTTTTGATAGAATAGATAATAGGAAACAAACACATTGATCACGGATGTGCTGAATAACATACCCCCCAATGCACTTCCTTCTGATTTATCTGTTTTGCCAAGTCCTTACTGGTTCCAACCAGAGCAACAACATCCGCATCATCAGAGATCAATGAAGGCTGCCCAGCGGATACTGCCAATATAGATAGAGGGATGTGGTGGAAAAGTGAGAAGCAAGGGTAAGTAAAATGTGTGATATAATCTCGACAGACTGGGAACTGTACCTTCAAAAATTATCCTTTCATTGATTATTCCAAGCATCACGAGAGCTTGTGTTTTCTGGAGATACTGGAGAAGTAATTCATATGAATACTGCAATGAAACACGAGGTAGAAACTCTAAACAGAGCAGTTGACATAATTTTATAGGAAAAACAAAATTGCAGCAAAGGAAAAAGGTGAGATCATGATGTATCATGCAACGAGTTGCCAACTGAACTACAAATCACCACATGGAATGTGCCTTGCCAGCAACATCTGTGAAAAATTGGTCTATATGCGGTTTGTGTCTCATATTTGACACTAGCATTCCGTATATGTATTATGGTATCATGATGACGTATCATCTACTCCTATTTGAAACTAGTTGCCCATTTGGATTCAGGAAGAAAAAGCTTGTAACAAACCTTAGATTGTGTTTGTTTCCCTTGGTCATAACAACACTTACCAAGTAAGTGGTGGAAAAGGGTACACGAGAATAAAGCATCTCAACTTCAAAAACTATTGTCACAACAACAGATATGCATCCAGTGGAACATTTTACCTATGTGCATTGATTTAACTCAAAAGGTGACCCACCCATACAATCGTAGTTGAAACAAAGAGATGGAATGCAAATATAAAAGAACTTGGTGCAGTACTACCTCACATAATTTAATTCTGAATTTATTTTCCCTTAAAGATCGGGCCAGATCCATTTCCTGAAAATTATAGCAGGCAAAACAATAAGTGCATGTTTTGTGAATCCTGAGTAGATAAAATCAAATAAACAAATGAAATCTCCATTCACAGTTGAAGGATGTAAGAGAGCTAAATGACGAACCTCCAAATGCAAAGGAGAAAGAGTGCCTTCCAGCTTTTGGAGATCCCTTGAATGCATCAGTTCATGATCTTCCCGAAATTTAAGGAAAAATTGCCGAGCTGCAAGATTCATGTGTGGTGATATCAACAACAGAAATGCCTCAAATAAACTAAGTGGATGCATAAACTGCAAACAAATATTATCGCAGAAATGTACACCAACTACCAATATCTTCTTGCCTACAAAAATAATTACCTTCTAGTGTATGCCCCTCTGACACTAGATCCATGAAGCAATGGATAAACGCTGGATAAAGGACACGGAGTAATTCATGCTACAATATAAAAAAAATAACTCAGAGGCACGAAATATATATAGCTGAATACAAGGAAATAAAAAAGGCCATTCCATGTAATAGGTACATCAAATTATAGCAAGTAGTCCATCCACCGCAAGCAAATATCCCATTTCCAGTGACTACAATCATGTGAAAAGTACGTGATTATGCTTATGTGAGTGGTTTTTGCTTTTTAGATGGAGCTCTGCAGTGTAAAGACATGCCATAAAACAAAGACCATTTCATAAATGCGACATCTA belongs to Triticum urartu cultivar G1812 chromosome 7, Tu2.1, whole genome shotgun sequence and includes:
- the LOC125525378 gene encoding putative receptor-like protein kinase At3g47110 isoform X2, translated to MTTFHFYPCNPIGEKMVYLYWKLLSKSDVVCTNVGNINLMGLAMLVLPVLLGLFYGASDINCSTVHGNTTDHRSLLDFKGAIRADPRGALRSWNENIHYCMWSGIKCSTMHPERVTVLNLANMSLTGQITPSLGNLTFLWELTLSNNLFSGQLPSLNRLIRLEILYLQNNLLQGNIPNALTNCSKLLLLDLSSNMLVGSIPGNIGSLYNLKGIDLSNNSLTGNIPPTFGNNTYLEELRLTHNQLKGSIPEDLGKLPNMGKNRAVFLGQNRLSGRVPTTLFNLSKLIILNLSMNKLRGTLPYNIGNLSAALQWLILGANNLSGTVPPSIGALKNLTVLDLGGNNFVGPIPYSVGSLPKLWKLDLSNNHFDSW
- the LOC125525378 gene encoding putative receptor-like protein kinase At3g47110 isoform X1 is translated as MGLAMLVLPVLLGLFYGASDINCSTVHGNTTDHRSLLDFKGAIRADPRGALRSWNENIHYCMWSGIKCSTMHPERVTVLNLANMSLTGQITPSLGNLTFLWELTLSNNLFSGQLPSLNRLIRLEILYLQNNLLQGNIPNALTNCSKLLLLDLSSNMLVGSIPGNIGSLYNLKGIDLSNNSLTGNIPPTFGNNTYLEELRLTHNQLKGSIPEDLGKLPNMGKNRAVFLGQNRLSGRVPTTLFNLSKLIILNLSMNKLRGTLPYNIGNLSAALQWLILGANNLSGTVPPSIGALKNLTVLDLGGNNFVGPIPYSVGSLPKLWKLDLSNNHFDSW